The window TTTCTGGTGCCTTAAAATTACAGATCTTCTGTGTGCCTAACGCACTTCTAGTACAATCCGCCTATCCAACAATGGAATCTGCAGTATATTCGTCTCCGCCATTGTCATTGTCAGATGTGTTCTCATATATTCCTATTACTTACAAGGATCCTGACGTCGTTAACAACAACCTcttctactgtattttattttaaaatatctatattACCTGGCGCTACCCGGGCATTATTGTTTCcattaggtattttattacctgttaattatgtgtgaagagaatttttatagatttcgttattgtgacgttgactgattaagaactattttgtagcctagaagttattgttgtgtttaatttcaagtcttataggtcattttctttctcgttaatcaaactaatctcggtaagtttgggcattttttcatcaccatttttcgccatgcctacgcagctgaactggtatttaaacggcatccagagggccccaatacaactcagcgaccgcggaaactatgaattcgacgctaatattggtcgttttcgattattcttgtacgtcattccctcccttaggtttgctagaaggtgttttactcctccagtaccTTTTCGaaatagtaattcgtatttgtacaaagtttggttgagagctattctggaagatattgtacaTATGTACATCTACcgttttttaattttctctttcacaccttttaaaAAAGTACTTGTATTACTTGTTTCAAGtgttttattttaagttttcttaattatgacgttgattgattgtttatgaaatatttagaaatattgtCATGTGTATCATTTTACgttttagcttgaaattattttgttttgcctgGAAATATTTCATTGTGGCGGCCCAggttgtctgggaagtagttgatcatttcaaacaataataaaaataagttataacgtaacGTATTTACGCGTtgcattatagatatgatgtacacgattctaactgtcactgggactgttaccaatcagcctagcgacaccgaaaactgtgtaaacaacattaatctCGGTGAATTTAGACATTTTCTTTATTACCCCTTCTAAATCACCAcgccgatgggtgctgaacttggacttaaacgacatccgaagtgtcgctattcatttcagtgaccccggAAACTGTGGATTCTACACTAATatcggctgttttcgattattttaaatgTCACCCCTTCCCCAgggtgtcttacccctacagtatATTTTCGAGATGgtaactcatatccgtaccgagtttggttgagagctgtgttggggtatgaccttcaacttaaaagcatccggagtgtcagtattcatctaagcgaccccgaaaactctggattcgacagtaatattcgtcgATTTCGATTATTTTTTAGTATCATTCCCTCCgccaggggtgctaggggtgtttcACCCCACTAATTTTTTTCCACATAGTAGTCAATAGTAAGTCACGTGTGCACCAATTTTAgttaagagctatgctggaatataataCATgctgtacatccataatctcggttattttggatgtATACTTTTTTGACCTCTTCTCACCCCCGTGCCAATgtgggtgaacttggacttaaacgacatctgtagcatcaatattcatctcagcgacgcagAAACTACGGATTCTTCTTTAAcgttggtcgttttctattacttttatacttcatcccctttttactcccgctcagaggggtgcacacacataaatccatacgctgggccattttggactttctTCAGCCCTTCTcgcccccatgccgatggggactgaacttggacttaagcgACATGCggggtgtcactgttcatctcagcgaccccgaaacctatgttttcgaaactattttcgattatttttatatatgccaccccctccGGGCCACAAACCCctagagatggcttacccccacagtgctttctTCGAGACCGTTATATGTGTAGCAAAATccctccttggcctagcctacatttacgcacgtgcctaattcgaacaccaggcctgtattctactgaagaatccttgagctgacgttgccatggttacagctggtcatttcttcattcaattcctagagcagggtggTGTTacgccaatatctccaaaacggttggtctcaggcccttaaaacatggttttcggggcccaCAGGGCCTCACTTGGTTTTGTTCTACGcgccgtgaggcttaaaatgagctttgttctgtccttgtacgacaaattgaacATTTTGACTATATTAGCCTATGcgaatgtgccaaagggcctaaatctagggaatagAGAGGGGTGTTAAATTTCCTTGTAGATGGGGTTATCCCGCAGGATCCTGAAAGGTAAATATACAAAAtgtggttcagattggtggaacggatggatttgtataaggaacagatggacagacagacattctgctttatatgtaTAGATTCTTCCTACAGCATCCGTAAGCTGCCACAGAGACAAAGAGTACCTTACAAATTTTGGTTAGGAATGAAGATATTCTTTATAGAAATTTCATAATCAAAGAAAGACAGAAATAAACAAGAGATATTTTGAGGTCCATATGCGTGATTCCTAAAAATGGAGATAGAACCTTTCGATGCACTAATTGCTATGGTAGTGATGAAGGTTTTGGGAAGTCCGAACTGCTTACAGAAGTCTACAAAAAGCTTCGGGATGGTTCCTCTCGCTCCGATCATTAAACTGGTATATCTGTGAGGTGATACTTTTTTTTTGAAATATTCAACAGTAGGTTGATAGGTGTTCTACTCTTCTACATTGACTCCCTCAGGTTGATTCATGTGAGCCTCAAGCCTTATGGTAGGGTCTATGATGTGTCTTTGTGAAGAATTTGGCTTGAAGGTGATAATGTCCATTCGCCAACTGCTGCCATCACGGGAGAGACCATGAACTCCTTGGTACATGTTGAATCCCTTATTCTTCAGAGCATCAGCGGTGGCTGATCTGGCGGCATGATGGCGCTAATTACGTACTTAATTCCCCGAAAACATAAACACTCAGTACTTTCCTCACCTTGCGAGTGCCTACCAGGCTCCATCGGTCACGGATTGCCTCACTTTCTTTTATATTTAATGCTGCAATATTTTCTTTGGTCTGTTCTGCAATCAGACGTTCGTCGATTGTTGATGGATCATCCAATGAGGTGCTTCTAGAATAATATATCGAACAAAGGGATTTAAAGTAATTAGTGTCCTGAAAGACAATAAGAAGTAATGTGTCTCATGCGAATGGGATCTTATGATGGTCTCTTGTTGACCGTGGCACCTCATGTTTTTTGAAACATTTAGTTTTCAGATCTTACCGTCGGACCCGGTTTGACTGTGCTCCTCATGTCAATGAACTGTCCCATTTCCCTGTCAGTGCCAATTTGAAAACATTTTTGTCTTCAAGTCTACATCTTTCTTCTCTCCATACAATGACTACCCTTCGTGTAAATGTATATAATCCGCATTTTTAATGCTTGGCCTGACAGGTTCACAGTCCACTGCAGACTTTTTAGTTTTGATGTCAAAATTGTTTTTGAGATCATCTCGCGGGGATGTTGGTTGGAAAACACTATCTTACAGTAAAACAATTGAAGAAATATTCAGTCTTGtgcatatttttatttttcataaaacATTTACAAATATACATTTGTTGCTCAGGAAAGAAATAGATTAGAATATATTAGATTTGGTTTAATCTGATTTAAATTTCATATTATATAGTCTTTGGTTATGTTCACAAGAACAATGGATGTGCACTAATATGTACACATAAAGCAATAACGTAAAATAGTAAACATATTATCAATAAAGATTTCCATTTCATAAAAATAAATTACATTGTCAGTTTTATATGAAGGTTTATAGTTTTTGAACCAGAAAATATGAAATAATTTAAACTGTAAATGTATTTGTGATTTTAAAGAAAATAGGTTTATGAATTACCAATTCTAAATATTCCTTGTAATTCATACTCTGGTAAGAGGCATTCCATAATACTTTTATAAATATTACCTTTGTACACTCTCGGGTTAATACGCAAGGATCTATTTGTATTTTCAATATCATCACCTTCTATTTCTTCATTTGGATCATAAACTAGAAAAGGGAGAACACTAGTTGAAAGGTAAAAAGCATAGAACTTATATTGTGAGAGGATCTGTTGGAACTCCTCTAAGGATGGTGACAAATCAGAGTACCCTAGTACATGTAAAGTTCTGTGCAATGTGGAGTGGTATTCATTGATTAAGGTTTTAGTTCCAAATAAGTTTATACGATCATTGCTATATGCATATAAATAGTGTAGCACATCTATCACTGGAGAGCCAAAAATAACTGACTGAAAATTAGACAGTCTGACATCTGTAACGACATTCTCAGAGACTCTGAACATCAAGCTGCTTGCCGTAGGATCTGCATGAATGAGGCAATTTAAGGATCCTTCCTTCAGTCGTACAGTCTCTCTTAGCCGGTCACACATAACGTTCTTCAATTCTAACAGTTTTTCTGAGTATCCTTCAAATCCCGGCCATTTTATCACTTCATCCGCCAAACATTCAACGCCACCTGTAATGAAATCTTCAAACACACCACGGAAGTTATCGGCCAAATCgtatttacaataatattcaaGTTCTTCTGGATTTTGCTGAAGAAAGGCAATAGAGGCTGCATGAAAACGTGCCAAGGCTTTCAAAGCTATGCGACAGTGAGAAAATTCCAATATAAATTTCGGCTTAGCATTACTGTATCCTTTTTGTCTTAAGTTTTCGAGAACTACGAACGGTGGCGATTCACTTCCATGATAATACGAGTAGCATTTTGGTCCGAGAGGTCGAAACTCCTCAGGACAGGTCAGTTGTAGGAGCATTTCCATTGAAGGCAAAGTTTCAGTTAGCATCTTGATTTCCTTGTGGAAACGTTCTAAGCCTTTACTTTTTAGTCCAGCCCGAGAAAGGCACTTCACGACAACAGAATGCTGCTCTCCATTTGCGAGAGTAGCTGTAACATGGCAGGTGTCAGTAGAACACTTATCGTTAAAAATCCTGGAGTTCACATCACTTATCTTGACGATTTTCGTAGAATCATCTTCTCCGTTCTCCACAGCTTTCTGTACAAATTCTACGTCGATGTAGCTGGTAGGAGAAATTTGAAAAGTCATTTCTCCTTCCATATTGACGAGGAAGCCCTGAAAAAAGAATTAACCAAACGTCAGTTTGAATGAAGTTGATATATTAGTATTTTCACTGAGCATAAGGGTGAAGAGTCCAAGGTGTTTTATACAAAACAAATACAAATCGGTGAGCCGCGATGGAcggcattttgtgtgtatttccgccaataattatgttaataattgaagaaaataaaggaaagaattagcagataagacaacaaggctcgtacaaatagcttttttaaacgattcctagttccatctggctaaagtggaataaaaaagtaatgtttactccacaaagatGGGGGGCGCGACtgtcccttctcgccccaccccctaattgccgctattgtttgtaaacacgccaaagatgcaggaaaggacatttaataacttattaatttatacacgtgtagacattccactcgacagaagagttgcttgtatgacacaaaaactaatactgttcggcgaaatacgtgtgtagaaggcagatgtCCGTTTGGAGCTTcgactgcattccgaccaggttgtccagattaaaataatgtctgtgtattcgtcgctgctcaACACACTAGCCAtagccgatatgcagacagcaaatatagtgcggctgtaccatacaccagcctagaactgtgcggtggaaaacgaggtttactaatgcaaagggtgcattagaccggtagtgctgagtaacatgctgcgagcgacagtcccgtccttatctcttcatattttgacgtaacctgcccgctggcagtagtgcccctatgaaaatcagttggtagacaccccattcatcatttatgcatgcgggacatttataagtagaaagtactaAACCCTTGAGCTTACCATTCCATctttggtcggccacagctgctacagtagagcaatatagaactcttgaatcatgggtcgttgcgggaagaaattcggtcacgatcttaaccaaacgatggggttcagaagagagcctaactatttgaaatgaggagcaaatatgtgcttactaacttttattaaattcgaaatggcacgacaacattgttattttaatataaatccttgaaataaaaaaaattataaatcatttattattgaatgtttcaaacgcagtcacattgcataacgtTGCTTTATTTCTCAtagtatcgaagagttgcttcgaagaaagtaataaattagtggacagcgaaactgaaaaactgaaaaaggaaagacctgaaaaccgggcacctattactccaaacgagaactgagatttaatccacacgatccgtggaaaatctgatttTCAACAGGTAGAACGcgtgatttcctctcaattaaggttatccaccagtcgaatacccttgcgcataaggaacacccgccgaatggacccttaatcgaaccaaattgactatcagttgctttggataggttgcgaaatattatgggaaagtatggtgttcactacgagttaacagcatcattcacaattgaaataaaattccaccatgtatttgtcatatcatgacacccttaagtgataaaataatcccgatgctaaatgtgcatcacccaaaacactgttcggaaggaaccaacaacaacatgatccgcgaggatcttacgttacgtcgttctgaaggaacaaaactgcgaaatgcaggaaacacttattcatcacgcatttagaagaaatgccaaacactgaagttaattaaaaagtggcaaatcacttgaaaggtattattatcaaaccgattttcaggttataaatggttatgttacgcttaataaaattaccagtccacattgaaaaatacaacaaacttaaggaattctttcctttctcaaacaatgactaccagtacagatccatctacttattgtttgtcccaacacactacctacaaagttagcactaaatcgaactcaactacgtatataaatgaaagaacgacaaagattgaaaaataaaatatattactggctgacgaatcgaaaccacattcgcagctcaagtctcacactaatacattgagtgtcaatatgcacactatcaagacgaaacggacgtcagaacgacaaaacaattaagtccgtaaaataaaaataaaatgtcaaagttatttaaactcaacacgcatggagaattacagtaaaatatttaatcacccttAGGTCGACATCcaaatgttgggcaaccctcattcgccgataacggtcccatatcttagggagcaccttccagctgttggagctgcgcacaagaTGGCCTCATtgttaccgatctaaccctcttcagatttcgtattttactgtagatgctaccttcgcccaggtcacttcgcaaaaacaaaaaaagcaaaaaaacatctactctgagacttgagtatgtacagctgacatcccagacctatcgtcgggctcacttaaaatctgcacatcctaacactaatctctatgcaCACAATAACTTCCTAATTctgtcgtcgagcgtgaactaggacgtctcatcatcagtatactccaaggataacatgtgacgtcctaaatctacgGTCGGGCGTAAAATGGGTCATACAACGCttcccctggcatatcaggcgaactagcaaattcaaacaaactctgacatttcaattgtaaacttggtcagactaataacacacacggaacaacgtctcttccatgggcgcccgcaaggggcgGGGGCAAGGGGGGGGGCACTTGcctcccctggaattctaaagatgttgatgttcaattgtttaatatcataccagattatttcataaactgaaattactgacagtcatctagcatatgttgtaactggaagtttctgtaaacaatttaatgttgctgacgttatattggttttatattcaagaaaattgttaatatgccccccccccctggaaaagatcctgcgggcgcccatgtctcttactatcaaacgaatgcaagtcgaaaaatgcagtaagtctctacctcgttacaaaacgtgaactcgaaaacaaatatacgtgacgaacaatcccccaactcaaacacgatctcagcatgcgcaacgaagttttagggaagaatataATAATTCCCAACACCCGTCTACCATTTAGTAATGTTGTccgaaaataataatcatcactaccgcattggaaaccctcaaatcgcctaccgttaatttccaaatatttatatctatgactatcccgtgaaacgaaattcaataaatttacacggtcacacaacaccaacctcgtattctaaatgctcttttatccttgaggtcacattatcttaatattcatacggactttacgtaactagtcacttgacttctACTACCAAGATTTCACTTGGGATCTTCCTAGAAATCTtcagtgcctcacacagtagtcgtctcaattttcggattgttagcggaaaaccttacagcctgccacaatacagcctgtctcacaactctttcctcggcaaatatagcctgtctcaaaattcattctcctcgccttatcccagcggtattacttaaaatccaggctccctttcatcttcagtattcctatcactctcatctccacatatataaattcttcgctctcaacccatttttcttatatttccaagaccctttttacatttcaatcctctggtgaaaaaatacccattataaaatacacctctttattttactgttactacaactttcggacctcgagaatacaagaacacaccgcgattttccgtatcatcgacatacacgatgtcacaaaattttacttcccatgaataaaacatcgactttcactggaattatctaaatgactgcgatccttgtaaaacatactggttaaatgcacttttaacataggaaattttttatcccgcggtagacattattattattattattattattattattattattattattattattattattattattatcgacaaacatttctgaattcaaatgatatttgaaatgaagacattcgccacgactactttaccattatagctttcctaattttcctcactttggacaatatctcatagaacattaacaccagatttaaacgtcgcattttacagattcttgacgtgaaatttacaaaactaaaattttcacacgctgaccaaaattataacacttttcgcctgataattacagaTATCAACCCGACACTCATCTTGaatggttgggacaaacaat is drawn from Anabrus simplex isolate iqAnaSimp1 chromosome 1, ASM4041472v1, whole genome shotgun sequence and contains these coding sequences:
- the LOC136857963 gene encoding uncharacterized protein isoform X3, translated to MEGEMTFQISPTSYIDVEFVQKAVENGEDDSTKIVKISDVNSRIFNDKCSTDTCHVTATLANGEQHSVVVKCLSRAGLKSKGLERFHKEIKMLTETLPSMEMLLQLTCPEEFRPLGPKCYSYYHGSESPPFVVLENLRQKGYSNAKPKFILEFSHCRIALKALARFHAASIAFLQQNPEELEYYCKYDLADNFRGVFEDFITGGVECLADEVIKWPGFEGYSEKLLELKNVMCDRLRETVRLKEGSLNCLIHADPTASSLMFRVSENVVTDVRLSNFQSVIFGSPVIDVLHYLYAYSNDRINLFGTKTLINEYHSTLHRTLHVLGYSDLSPSLEEFQQILSQYKFYAFYLSTSVLPFLVYDPNEEIEGDDIENTNRSLRINPRVYKGNIYKSIMECLLPEYELQGIFRIGNS
- the LOC136857963 gene encoding uncharacterized protein isoform X1, which produces MLLRGFLVNMEGEMTFQISPTSYIDVEFVQKAVENGEDDSTKIVKISDVNSRIFNDKCSTDTCHVTATLANGEQHSVVVKCLSRAGLKSKGLERFHKEIKMLTETLPSMEMLLQLTCPEEFRPLGPKCYSYYHGSESPPFVVLENLRQKGYSNAKPKFILEFSHCRIALKALARFHAASIAFLQQNPEELEYYCKYDLADNFRGVFEDFITGGVECLADEVIKWPGFEGYSEKLLELKNVMCDRLRETVRLKEGSLNCLIHADPTASSLMFRVSENVVTDVRLSNFQSVIFGSPVIDVLHYLYAYSNDRINLFGTKTLINEYHSTLHRTLHVLGYSDLSPSLEEFQQILSQYKFYAFYLSTSVLPFLVYDPNEEIEGDDIENTNRSLRINPRVYKGNIYKSIMECLLPEYELQGIFRIGNS